Proteins found in one Poecilia reticulata strain Guanapo linkage group LG15, Guppy_female_1.0+MT, whole genome shotgun sequence genomic segment:
- the slc35f3b gene encoding putative thiamine transporter SLC35F3 isoform X4 — translation MKKHSARVAPLSACNSPVLTLTKVEGEDRTRENVVGSTDAQSASAAGGESGTSRRRLHCCVRVTAVQVRKALWGVAMVMCVCSSWAGSTQLAKLTFKQFDAPFTLTWFATTWNCLFFPVYYVGHLCKSPERQTPRQRLRECCRFFGDEGLTPKVFFTKVAPFGLLWILTNYLYLQALRKINTTDVSALFCCNKAFVFLLSWIVLRDRFMGVRIVAAILAIAGIVMMTYADGFHSHSVIGITLVVASASMSALYKVLFKMVLGSAKFGEAALFLSIVGSANFVFISFVPVILYFTHVEYTGSPADIPWAYLCGVAALLFAFNILVNFGIAITYPTLISLGIVLSVPVNAMVDLYTCDINFNTVRLIAVFIICLGFLMLLLPEDWDQCIIRLTTKLRKRDDPAEVAGETGANAGLNWRGRGRTSLSTYAR, via the exons ATGAAGAAACACTCCGCCAGGGTTGCCCCGCTGTCCGCCTGCAACAGTCCGGTGCTCACCCTCACCAAAGTGGAAG GAGAAGACCGGACCAGAGAGAATGTGGTGGGCTCCACAGACGCACAGTCGGCCAGTGCAGCTGGCGGAGAGTCCGGCACCAGCAGGCGGAGGCTACACTGTTGCGTCAGAGTAACAGCCGTGCAGGTGCGGAAGGCCCTGTGGGGGGTCGCCATGGTGATGTGCGTGTGCTCGTCCTGGGCGGGTTCCACCCAGCTGGCCAAGCTGACCTTTAAGCAGTTTGATGCCCCCTTCACGCTCACCTGGTTCGCCACCACCTGGAACTGCCTCTTCTTCCCAGTCTACTACGTCGGCCATTTGTGCAAGAGTCCTGAGAGGCAGACGCCCAGGCAGAGATTGAG GGAGTGCTGCAGGTTTTTCGGGGACGAGGGCCTGACCCCCAAGGTGTTCTTCACCAAGGTCGCTCCCTTCGGCCTGCTGTGGATCCTCACCAACTACCTGTACCTGCAGGCTCTCAGGAAGATCAACACAACAGATGTTTCAGCGCTTTTCTGCTGTAACAAAGCCTTCGTCTTTCTGCTGTCCTGGATTGTACTCAGAGACCGCTTCATGGGGGTCAGG ATAGTAGCAGCTATCTTGGCCATAGCAGGCATCGTCATGATGACCTACGCTGATGGGTTTCACAGCCACTCAGTCATCGGCATCACTCTGGTCGTGGCATCTGCTTCAATGTCAGCGCTCTACAAG GTACTCTTCAAGATGGTCCTGGGTAGTGCCAAATTTGGAGAGGCTGCACTCTTCCTGAGCATTGTCGGAAGCGCCAACTTTGTTTTCATCAGCTTTGTGCCAGTAATCCTGTATTTTACTCATGTGGAGTACACTGGCTCACCTGCAGATATCCCCTGGGCCTACCTCTGCGGAGTAGCAGCCTTGCTTTTTG CTTTCAACATCCTAGTGAACTTCGGCATTGCAATAACATACCCAACATTAATTTCCCTGGGCATTGTCCTAAGTGTCCCTGTGAATGCCA TGGTTGACCTCTACACCTGTGACATCAATTTCAACACGGTGCGCCTGATTGCTGTGTTCATCATCTGCCTGGGATTcctcatgctgctgctgccagaggACTGGGACCAGTGTATCATCCGGCTCACTACAAAGCTGCGCAAACGGGACGACCCGGCCGAGGTTGCCGGGGAGACGGGCGCCAACGCAGGCCTCAACTGGAGAGGGAGAGGCAGGACCTCCCTGTCGACATACGCACGTTGA